A section of the Primulina eburnea isolate SZY01 chromosome 1, ASM2296580v1, whole genome shotgun sequence genome encodes:
- the LOC140828926 gene encoding zinc finger CCCH domain-containing protein 41-like isoform X1, with product MDLKASSQDLSPSDCASDSEEKEISEGEDEDDDRNHKHRKREAGSEPLDGDFLNQVSTRPYRKRKPFDNGFPYREGDPQSGETSKNHYGASERNFSTRSEKRRTNRTPFSRAPMDFNQRIRGNQSLSAEAGHKFGRGMDPLSWGLHNSRLGMVDVTTPMVQSGPVPSGLLAGRGVVNISNAHSTSWNAFGMVPGVPNGGIDGLRHLGLQGALRQSINPAMNIGLPRQRCRDFEERGFCLRGDMCPMEHGVNRIVVDDVQSLSQFNLPVSLPGSQLLGTSGNGALPVISTSSSSLAKNKAFPVTSGRPGIMEDGLGLNGGFVGGFVAVGSDVYDPDQPLWTNNNSEASASLLAVNGSNVGIKESFLDIDPSGQKQIESYEGYDEKPITSACTSLSQSLSGWGKLASSKNRFGQKNKIDSTGASPSSIDREIRSEEVAIVGFEAVSQGKGMNVNDNAPQVKELSLKPHRDSISNVRKPSQKAVRTLFVNGIPLKDNRKEALLSHFQKFGEVIDIYIPMNSERAFVQFSKREEAEAALTAPDAIMGNRFIKLWWANRDNTIAHGLRGNSGLPIMSRRKIDIPAPNGRKENLHAAGGKDDNAHPSVAQVPIYDHLKPMAAKVSKTPPQQKKLENLELLKEELRKKQEMLDQKRNEFRLQLDKLVKQSAGVKDVTISDQAFKSLEGGTPPDNATTETTKLPDSHVIAKNIRSAEHAVQHTTASKPNIVQPSSLRQIRQPALLGTPFVGNRFKLDNRPTTFRIVAPLPNGLANVATMKEHFSTYGDLSSVELEESKLQKINDNSVQSDVSALISFTTRRSAERAFLNGKCWQDNNLQFMWLASSNSGREGGNAGIPSDSSNTHSEANAHVQPDRDAASFHSQKSDASGCSEPENLMKESGEESVEKSDSAGNRSTSSNMPSEANAHVQPDRDATSIHSQKSDASRCSEPENLMKESGEESVEKSGTAGNPSTSSNMPSEANAHVQPDRDATSIHSQKSVASGCSEPENLMKESGEESVEKSGSAGIPSASSNTPSEANAHVQPDRDATSIHSQKNDASGCGEPANPTKESDAEKGEDFQPVTTLVSSENNAS from the exons ATGGATCTAAAAGCTTCTTCTCAAGACCTTTCACCCTCCGATTGCGCCAGTGATTCCGAGGAGAAAGAAATCAGTGAAGGGGAGGATGAGGATGATGATCGTAACCATAAGCATCGCAAGCGAGAGGCAGGCTCTGAACCACTGGATGGTGATTTTCTAAATCAAGTTTCAACAAGACCATATAGGAAAAGGAAGCCTTTTGATAATGGATTTCCTTACAGGGAAGGAGATCCTCAATCTGGTGAAACCTCGAAAAATCATTATGGTGCCTCAGAAAGAAACTTCTCCACGAGATCTGAAAAAAGACGCACAAACAGGACCCCATTTTCTAGAGCTCCCATGGATTTTAACCAAAGAATTAGGGGAAACCAATCACTTTCAGCTGAAGCTGGCCATAAATTTGGTAGGGGAATGGACCCTCTCTCCTGGGGTTTGCACAATTCCAGGCTTGGCATGGTTGATGTCACAACACCAATGGTCCAATCTGGACCTGTTCCTTCTGGCCTGCTTGCAGGAAGGGGAGTGGTAAACATTTCTAATGCACACAGTACATCTTGGAATGCATTTGGAATGGTTCCAGGAGTACCAAATGGTGGGATTGATGGACTTCGCCACTTGGGTTTACAAGGGGCCTTGAGACAATCTATTAATCCTGCAATGAATATTGGCCTACCTCGGCAACGTTGTAGAGACTTCGAGGAGCGTGGTTTTTGCTTAAGAGGAGATATGTGCCCGATGGAACATGGTGTTAATCGTATTGTTGTTGATGATGTTCAG AGCCTTTCGCAATTCAACCTCCCTGTTTCACTTCCTGGCTCACAGCTTCTGGGAACTTCTGGGAATGGAGCTTTACCTGTAATTAGCACTTCCTCCAGCTCATTAGCTAAAAACAAGGCTTTTCCTGTGACAAGTGGCAGGCCTGGAATTATGGAAGATGGTTTGGGGCTTAATGGTGGTTTTGTGGGTGGCTTTGTGGCAGTGGGATCTGATGTTTATGATCCAGATCAACCTTTGTGGACAAATAATAATTCTGAAGCATCAGCATCACTACTGGCAGTTAATGGATCAAATGTTGGTATTAAAGAGTCTTTTCTGGATATAGACCCGTCTGGTCAGAAACAAATTGAATCATATGAAGGCTATGATGAGAAACCAATCACAAGTGCTTGCACTTCTTTATCTCAAAGTTTGTCTGGTTGGGGAAAACTAGCTAGTTCCAAAAACAGATTCGGccagaaaaataaaattgattctACAGGGGCATCTCCTAGTTCTATTGATCGAGAAATCAGAAGTGAGGAGGTAGCTATTGTTGGTTTTGAAGCTGTGTCCCAAGGAAAGGGAATGAATGTAAATGATAATGCTCCACAAGTTAAGGAATTGTCTCTAAAGCCACATAGAGATTCAATATCTAATGTTCGGAAACCATCTCAGAAAGCAGTTCGAACTCTATTTGTTAATGGCATTCCTCTAAAAGACAACAGAAAGGAAGCCCTTCTTTCACATTTTCAGAAATTTGGGGAAGTCATTGATATTTATATTCCAATGAACAGTGAACGGGCGTTTGTTCAATTTTCGAAAAGGGAAGAAGCAGAAGCTGCATTGACGGCACCTGATGCGATTATGGGCAATAGATTTATCAAGCTTTGGTGGGCAAATCGAGATAATACTATTGCTCATGGATTAAGAGGCAACAGTGGTTTACCAATAATGTCTCGAAGAAAGATAGATATTCCTGCGCCCAATGGAAGAAAAGAAAATCTTCATGCTGCAGGTGGCAAGGATGATAATGCCCATCCTTCTGTTGCTCAAGTGCCGATCTACGATCATCTCAAACCCATGGCTGCTAAAGTTTCCAAAACCCCTCCACAACAAAAGAAATTAGAGAATTTAGAGCTTTTGAAAGAAGAACTTCGTAAGAAGCAAGAGATGCTTGATCAAAAACGAAATGAGTTTCGGCTTCAGTTAGACAAACTTGTGAAACAA TCTGCAGGTGTCAAAGATGTTACAATATCAGATCAGGCCTTTAAAAGTCTTGAAGGTGGAACACCACCTGATAATGCAACAACTGAAACTACAAAGTTACCTGATAGTCACGTGATTGCTAAGAACATTAGATCTGCTGAACATGCTGTGCAACATACTACCGCGTCAAAGCCTAATATCGTGCAGCCATCAAGCTTGAGACAAATTCGCCAACCTGCTCTGCTAGGGACACCTTTTGTAGGAAACAGATTTAAGCTGGACAATCGACCCACCACGTTCAGAATTGTTGCGCCATTACCAAATGGCCTTGCAAAT GTCGCTACAATGAAAGAACACTTCTCTACATATGGTGATCTTTCTTCAGTGGAACTGGAGGAGTCGAAGCTTCAGAAGATCAATGATAACTCAGTGCAATCTGATGTTTCAGCTCTTATTTCGTTTACAACGAGGCGTTCCGCAGAGAGGGCATTCTTGAATGGTAAATGCTGGCAGGATAACAATTTGCAGTTTATGTGGCTTGCATCTTCTAATTCCGGAAGAGAGGGTGGCAACGCTGGTATTCCTTCAGATTCTTCTAACACGCATTCAGAAGCTAATGCTCATGTCCAGCCTGACAGAGATGCTGCCTCGTTTCATTCTCAGAAAAGTGATGCCTCGGGATGTAGCGAACCCGAAAACCTGATGAAAGAAAGTGGTGAAGAATCTGTGGAAAAGAGTGACAGCGCTGGTAATCGTTCAACTTCTTCTAACATGCCTTCAGAAGCTAATGCTCATGTCCAGCCTGACAGAGATGCTACCTCGATTCATTCTCAGAAAAGTGATGCCTCGAGATGTAGCGAACCCGAAAACCTGATGAAAGAAAGTGGTGAAGAATCTGTGGAAAAGAGTGGCACCGCTGGTAATCCTTCAACTTCTTCTAACATGCCTTCAGAAGCTAATGCTCATGTCCAGCCTGACAGAGATGCTACCTCGATTCATTCTCAGAAAAGTGTTGCCTCGGGATGTAGTGAACCCGAAAACCTGATGAAAGAAAGTGGTGAAGAATCTGTGGAAAAGAGTGGCAGCGCTGGTATTCCTTCAGCTTCTTCTAACACGCCTTCAGAAGCTAATGCTCATGTCCAGCCTGACAGAGATGCTACCTCGATTCATTCTCAGAAAAATGATGCCTCAGGATGTGGTGAACCTGCAAACCCGACGAAAGAGAGTGATGCGGAAAAAGGAGAAGATTTTCAGCCTGTTACGACCTTGGTTTCAAGCGAAAACAATGCATCATAA
- the LOC140828926 gene encoding zinc finger CCCH domain-containing protein 41-like isoform X2 — MDFNQRIRGNQSLSAEAGHKFGRGMDPLSWGLHNSRLGMVDVTTPMVQSGPVPSGLLAGRGVVNISNAHSTSWNAFGMVPGVPNGGIDGLRHLGLQGALRQSINPAMNIGLPRQRCRDFEERGFCLRGDMCPMEHGVNRIVVDDVQSLSQFNLPVSLPGSQLLGTSGNGALPVISTSSSSLAKNKAFPVTSGRPGIMEDGLGLNGGFVGGFVAVGSDVYDPDQPLWTNNNSEASASLLAVNGSNVGIKESFLDIDPSGQKQIESYEGYDEKPITSACTSLSQSLSGWGKLASSKNRFGQKNKIDSTGASPSSIDREIRSEEVAIVGFEAVSQGKGMNVNDNAPQVKELSLKPHRDSISNVRKPSQKAVRTLFVNGIPLKDNRKEALLSHFQKFGEVIDIYIPMNSERAFVQFSKREEAEAALTAPDAIMGNRFIKLWWANRDNTIAHGLRGNSGLPIMSRRKIDIPAPNGRKENLHAAGGKDDNAHPSVAQVPIYDHLKPMAAKVSKTPPQQKKLENLELLKEELRKKQEMLDQKRNEFRLQLDKLVKQSAGVKDVTISDQAFKSLEGGTPPDNATTETTKLPDSHVIAKNIRSAEHAVQHTTASKPNIVQPSSLRQIRQPALLGTPFVGNRFKLDNRPTTFRIVAPLPNGLANVATMKEHFSTYGDLSSVELEESKLQKINDNSVQSDVSALISFTTRRSAERAFLNGKCWQDNNLQFMWLASSNSGREGGNAGIPSDSSNTHSEANAHVQPDRDAASFHSQKSDASGCSEPENLMKESGEESVEKSDSAGNRSTSSNMPSEANAHVQPDRDATSIHSQKSDASRCSEPENLMKESGEESVEKSGTAGNPSTSSNMPSEANAHVQPDRDATSIHSQKSVASGCSEPENLMKESGEESVEKSGSAGIPSASSNTPSEANAHVQPDRDATSIHSQKNDASGCGEPANPTKESDAEKGEDFQPVTTLVSSENNAS, encoded by the exons ATGGATTTTAACCAAAGAATTAGGGGAAACCAATCACTTTCAGCTGAAGCTGGCCATAAATTTGGTAGGGGAATGGACCCTCTCTCCTGGGGTTTGCACAATTCCAGGCTTGGCATGGTTGATGTCACAACACCAATGGTCCAATCTGGACCTGTTCCTTCTGGCCTGCTTGCAGGAAGGGGAGTGGTAAACATTTCTAATGCACACAGTACATCTTGGAATGCATTTGGAATGGTTCCAGGAGTACCAAATGGTGGGATTGATGGACTTCGCCACTTGGGTTTACAAGGGGCCTTGAGACAATCTATTAATCCTGCAATGAATATTGGCCTACCTCGGCAACGTTGTAGAGACTTCGAGGAGCGTGGTTTTTGCTTAAGAGGAGATATGTGCCCGATGGAACATGGTGTTAATCGTATTGTTGTTGATGATGTTCAG AGCCTTTCGCAATTCAACCTCCCTGTTTCACTTCCTGGCTCACAGCTTCTGGGAACTTCTGGGAATGGAGCTTTACCTGTAATTAGCACTTCCTCCAGCTCATTAGCTAAAAACAAGGCTTTTCCTGTGACAAGTGGCAGGCCTGGAATTATGGAAGATGGTTTGGGGCTTAATGGTGGTTTTGTGGGTGGCTTTGTGGCAGTGGGATCTGATGTTTATGATCCAGATCAACCTTTGTGGACAAATAATAATTCTGAAGCATCAGCATCACTACTGGCAGTTAATGGATCAAATGTTGGTATTAAAGAGTCTTTTCTGGATATAGACCCGTCTGGTCAGAAACAAATTGAATCATATGAAGGCTATGATGAGAAACCAATCACAAGTGCTTGCACTTCTTTATCTCAAAGTTTGTCTGGTTGGGGAAAACTAGCTAGTTCCAAAAACAGATTCGGccagaaaaataaaattgattctACAGGGGCATCTCCTAGTTCTATTGATCGAGAAATCAGAAGTGAGGAGGTAGCTATTGTTGGTTTTGAAGCTGTGTCCCAAGGAAAGGGAATGAATGTAAATGATAATGCTCCACAAGTTAAGGAATTGTCTCTAAAGCCACATAGAGATTCAATATCTAATGTTCGGAAACCATCTCAGAAAGCAGTTCGAACTCTATTTGTTAATGGCATTCCTCTAAAAGACAACAGAAAGGAAGCCCTTCTTTCACATTTTCAGAAATTTGGGGAAGTCATTGATATTTATATTCCAATGAACAGTGAACGGGCGTTTGTTCAATTTTCGAAAAGGGAAGAAGCAGAAGCTGCATTGACGGCACCTGATGCGATTATGGGCAATAGATTTATCAAGCTTTGGTGGGCAAATCGAGATAATACTATTGCTCATGGATTAAGAGGCAACAGTGGTTTACCAATAATGTCTCGAAGAAAGATAGATATTCCTGCGCCCAATGGAAGAAAAGAAAATCTTCATGCTGCAGGTGGCAAGGATGATAATGCCCATCCTTCTGTTGCTCAAGTGCCGATCTACGATCATCTCAAACCCATGGCTGCTAAAGTTTCCAAAACCCCTCCACAACAAAAGAAATTAGAGAATTTAGAGCTTTTGAAAGAAGAACTTCGTAAGAAGCAAGAGATGCTTGATCAAAAACGAAATGAGTTTCGGCTTCAGTTAGACAAACTTGTGAAACAA TCTGCAGGTGTCAAAGATGTTACAATATCAGATCAGGCCTTTAAAAGTCTTGAAGGTGGAACACCACCTGATAATGCAACAACTGAAACTACAAAGTTACCTGATAGTCACGTGATTGCTAAGAACATTAGATCTGCTGAACATGCTGTGCAACATACTACCGCGTCAAAGCCTAATATCGTGCAGCCATCAAGCTTGAGACAAATTCGCCAACCTGCTCTGCTAGGGACACCTTTTGTAGGAAACAGATTTAAGCTGGACAATCGACCCACCACGTTCAGAATTGTTGCGCCATTACCAAATGGCCTTGCAAAT GTCGCTACAATGAAAGAACACTTCTCTACATATGGTGATCTTTCTTCAGTGGAACTGGAGGAGTCGAAGCTTCAGAAGATCAATGATAACTCAGTGCAATCTGATGTTTCAGCTCTTATTTCGTTTACAACGAGGCGTTCCGCAGAGAGGGCATTCTTGAATGGTAAATGCTGGCAGGATAACAATTTGCAGTTTATGTGGCTTGCATCTTCTAATTCCGGAAGAGAGGGTGGCAACGCTGGTATTCCTTCAGATTCTTCTAACACGCATTCAGAAGCTAATGCTCATGTCCAGCCTGACAGAGATGCTGCCTCGTTTCATTCTCAGAAAAGTGATGCCTCGGGATGTAGCGAACCCGAAAACCTGATGAAAGAAAGTGGTGAAGAATCTGTGGAAAAGAGTGACAGCGCTGGTAATCGTTCAACTTCTTCTAACATGCCTTCAGAAGCTAATGCTCATGTCCAGCCTGACAGAGATGCTACCTCGATTCATTCTCAGAAAAGTGATGCCTCGAGATGTAGCGAACCCGAAAACCTGATGAAAGAAAGTGGTGAAGAATCTGTGGAAAAGAGTGGCACCGCTGGTAATCCTTCAACTTCTTCTAACATGCCTTCAGAAGCTAATGCTCATGTCCAGCCTGACAGAGATGCTACCTCGATTCATTCTCAGAAAAGTGTTGCCTCGGGATGTAGTGAACCCGAAAACCTGATGAAAGAAAGTGGTGAAGAATCTGTGGAAAAGAGTGGCAGCGCTGGTATTCCTTCAGCTTCTTCTAACACGCCTTCAGAAGCTAATGCTCATGTCCAGCCTGACAGAGATGCTACCTCGATTCATTCTCAGAAAAATGATGCCTCAGGATGTGGTGAACCTGCAAACCCGACGAAAGAGAGTGATGCGGAAAAAGGAGAAGATTTTCAGCCTGTTACGACCTTGGTTTCAAGCGAAAACAATGCATCATAA
- the LOC140814531 gene encoding LOB domain-containing protein 25-like: MASTSSYSNPPCAACKFLRRKCLSGCIFKPYFPPEEPTKFANVHKIFGASNVSKLLNEIPPHQREDAVNSLAYEAEARLKDPVYGCVGAISVLQRQVLHLQKELDATNADLMRFATNENTPNFNHNPPRNKNNNNNTGRRNTDYGAPGGSSFDTNSGFCFPYPSPWIDNPSGENTHYGGGHGSG; the protein is encoded by the coding sequence ATGGCATCAACTTCCAGCTACTCCAACCCTCCCTGTGCCGCCTGCAAGTTTCTTAGGAGAAAATGCCTGTCAGGCTGCATTTTTAAGCCCTATTTTCCTCCCGAGGAACCCACAAAATTCGCCAATGTACACAAGATCTTCGGAGCCAGCAACGTTAGCAAACTGCTGAACGAAATCCCCCCACACCAAAGAGAAGATGCAGTGAACTCTCTCGCATACGAAGCCGAGGCTCGGCTCAAGGATCCGGTCTACGGCTGTGTAGGAGCCATTTCTGTTCTTCAGAGACAAGTCCTCCATCTCCAGAAGGAACTGGATGCAACGAACGCCGATTTAATGCGCTTCGCGACCAACGAAAACACGCCGAATTTTAATCATAATCCTCCGAGgaataaaaacaataataataatactggGCGGAGGAATACGGATTATGGAGCGCCTGGTGGGTCTTCTTTCGACACGAATTCAGGGTTTTGCTTCCCTTATCCTTCTCCATGGATCGATAATCCGTCGGGAGAGAACACACATTACGGTGGCGGGCATGGCAGCGGCTAA
- the LOC140809822 gene encoding cyclin-dependent protein kinase inhibitor SMR6-like, protein MGISKKHQMDASKDLDGKKWVIAGIAVRAPLKPISTRAKEESEDEGGACSTTPTARESQIPKKLSCPPAPRKRRPASTCHFNGDREFFNPPDLESVFMCHAERAN, encoded by the coding sequence ATGGGTATTTCGAAGAAGCATCAGATGGATGCCAGCAAGGATTTAGATGGGAAGAAATGGGTTATAGCTGGGATCGCCGTTCGAGCGCCGCTGAAGCCGATATCCACGAGGGCCAAAGAGGAGAGCGAGGATGAGGGCGGCGCGTGCTCCACGACACCGACTGCGCGTGAGAGCCAAATACCCAAGAAACTGTCCTGCCCGCCGGCGCCGAGGAAGCGCCGCCCTGCTTCAACTTGCCATTTCAATGGAGACCGGGAGTTCTTCAATCCCCCGGATTTGGAATCGGTATTCATGTGTCATGCTGAGAGAGCCAACTGA